In Ostrinia nubilalis chromosome 10, ilOstNubi1.1, whole genome shotgun sequence, a single genomic region encodes these proteins:
- the LOC135075728 gene encoding uncharacterized protein LOC135075728 produces MENNQSPSKKKLISIKEEKLLREVDYDSFIKSSHSPKKPLLLDLEIFPKNRTRRQSSQRVLVSIKPRAPPAIKTIYIAEKSRFCSKKGSDKSGSRLGIGDHPSFTTHYSEDDFDVVNQSADSHGNVSTKSETELTNESSTTNQVESSTTVSKCSQPQTPPQMVYNAKKRSAEKCYIYTQPQLTMNLPKTDAKPEQSKIKTNKIDIATLIYTNTSSDENTVLPSTSTLNKLYKRIDHLERKILRQEMVFRSMNPNVPLSSSDEESKDNIMRATSGTGRPGCSYIEQYSHIPETSAFQRYAQQTAPLSPSKATTLEKEHNSEQYGRDFTTYDGITARGRRQCASVPCKRDDIPKMAAERVHKIRHKLNPVRDYRLMDTVHYLAQGEFAPRDDGIKLTPSREAVLSDIIWEDVCRTHWPNARLGRRVPHPERYSTRCELQRLIDNLLRERVAHVERRRRRHYRIVKLNHRHESCRPVGKTGDIIVASHKNREANDEKDLAISDHNAASAMMSDRRWEDRSARRTPRSHDRFMFPDMRQNRRFKPEDSVPGTSYALPRSPANREATCCYHTSNNIKTDRNIDAQPATSKREGSQNFTSGSSLSTCKQPSKNPRLVVKKETSRRKYQFKEGPDLEHYILLPTLVVRTPSNVKRQKKFNELYHRILNVQLNNAQNSTETSDNIEPQNSKTNLKKDIGFNINITLSNSSQEMNGKR; encoded by the exons ATGGAAAATAATCAGTCTCCATCTAAGAAGAAGTTAATATCCATCAAAGAAGAAAAATTGTTGCGTGAAGTTGACTACGATTCCTTTATCAAAAGTTCACATTCTCCTAAAAAGCCACTTCTACTAG ATCTAGAAATATTCCCGAAGAATCGGACGCGTCGACAATCATCGCAAAGGGTTCTGGTGTCCATAAAACCTCGGGCACCGCCTGCCATCAAGACTATTTACATAGCTGAAAAGAGTCGTTTCTGTTCTAAAAAG ggATCAGACAAATCAGGTTCTCGTTTGGGCATAGGAGACCACCCGTCATTCACCACTC ATTACAGTGAGGATGATTTTGACGTTGTAAACCAATCAGCTGATAGTCACGGGAACGTCAGCACTAAAAGTGAAACTGAATTGACCAACGAGTCCTCAACCACTAATCAGGTAGAATCTTCCACAACCGTCTCGAAATGTTCACAACCCCAGACCCCGCCTCAGATGGTCTACAATGCTAAAAAAAGATCTGCAGAAAAATGCTACATTTACACTCAGCCTCAACTAACTATGAATCTTCCCAAGACTGACGCAAAACCAGAGCAATcgaaaattaaaactaataaaattgaTATCGCAACTTTGATATACACTAACACATCGTCTGATGAAAACACAGTTTTGCCTTCTACTAGTACACTAAACAAATTATACAAAAGAATAGACCATCTAGAACGTAAGATTCTAAGACAAGAAATGGTTTTTCGTTCGATGAACCCTAACGTGCCTTTGTCTTCGTCAGATGAAGAATCCAAAGATAACATTATGAGAGCGACGTCTGGGACAGGACGCCCGGGTTGTAGCTACATAGAACAATACAGTCACATTCCAGAAACATCAGCGTTCCAACGATACGCCCAACAAACTGCGCCGTTGTCTCCTAGCAAAGCCACAACTTTAGAAAAGGAACATAATTCTGAACAATATGGGCGGGATTTTACAACTTACGATGGAATCACAGCTAGAGGTCGGCGGCAGTGCGCGTCAGTTCCTTGTAAACGAGATGATATTCCTAAAATGGCAGCAGAAAGAGTTCACAAAATCCGACATAAACTCAACCCCGTTCGGGATTATAGATTGATGGACACTGTTCACTATTTAGCTCAAGGTGAATTTGCTCCACGTGATGACGGCATTAAGCTCACACCTTCAAGAGAAGCGGTACTAAGTGATATTATCTGGGAAGACGTTTGTCGGACTCACTGGCCAAATGCACGACTAGGTCGTCGAGTGCCACACCCAGAGAGGTACAGCACAAGATGCGAATTGCAACGTTTAATCGACAACTTACTAAGAGAACGAGTAGCTCACGTTGAAAGAAGAAGACGTCGACATTATCGAATTGTAAAACTGAACCATCGTCATGAGAGCTGTAGACCGGTCGGCAAGACTGGGGACATTATAGTTGCCAGTCATAAAAACAGGGAAGCCAACGATGAAAAGGATCTAGCAATTAGTGATCACAATGCAGCTAGCGCTATGATGTCTGATAGACGCTGGGAGGATCGAAGTGCTCGTAGAACTCCCCGAAGCCACGATCGATTCATGTTCCCCGACATGCGGCAAAATCGACGGTTCAAGCCGGAAGACAGTGTTCCCGGTACCAGCTATGCTTTACCTCGATCACCAGCTAATAGGGAAGCTACATGTTGTTATCATACCTCGAATAATATAAAGACAGATAGAAACATAGATGCCCAGCCAGCAACATCTAAACGCGAAGGTTCACAAAACTTTACTAGTGGAAGCAGTCTGTCCACTTGTAAGCAACCATCTAAAAATCCTAGACTAGTCGTCAAGAAGGAAACATCGCGTCGAAAATATCAGTTTAAAGAAGGTCCAGATTTGGAACATTACATTCTTTTACCGACACTAGTAGTCCGCACTCCCTCCAATGTAAAACGCCAGAAGAAGTTCAATGAACTTTACCATCGGATATTAAATGTCCAACTTAATAATG CTCAAAATTCGACGGAAACTTCGGACAATATTGAACCTCAGAACTCCAAAACTAACTTGAAGAAGGACATCGGTTTTAACATAAACATAACATTGTCCAACAGCTCTCAAGAAATGAACGGAAAACGTTAA